The Rhodanobacter sp. LX-99 genome segment ACGGCGGCGCCACCGTGCCGTTCATCGCGCGCTACCGCAAGGAAGTCACCGGCGGCCTCGACGACACCCAACTGCGCCTGCTGGAGGAGCGCCTGCGCTACCTGCGCGAGCTGGAAGAACGCCGCGCGGCGATCCTCGCCAGCGTCGAGGAACAGGGCAAGCTCAGCGATGCCTTGAAGGCCGACCTGCTGGCCGCCGACACCAAGGCGCGGCTGGAGGACCTGTACCTGCCGTTCAAGCCGAAGCGCCGCACCAAGGCGCAGATCGCCCGCGAGGCCGGCCTGGAGCCGCTGGCGCTGGGCCTGCGCGACGATCCCACGCTGACGCCGGAAGCGTTTGCCGAAGCGTTCGTCGATGCGGACAAGGGCATCGCCGACGTGCGCGCCGCGCTGGACGGCGCGCGCGCGATCCTGATGGAGTCGATCGCCGAGGACGCCCACCTGGTCGGCGAGCTGCGCGACTGGCTGTGGTCGCAGGGCCAGATCCGCGCGAAGGTGGTCGAAGGCAAGGAGAACGAAGGCGCCAAGTTCCGCGACTATTTCGACCACGTCGAACCGATCGCGAAGATCCCGTCGCACCGCCTGCTGGCGCTGATGCGCGCGCGCAACGAGGGCGTGATCGAACTGGAGCTCGCTCCTGCCGCCGACAGCGAGCAGGGCCACGCCGAGGGCGAGGGCCGCGTCGCGGCGCATGCGAACATCCACAACCGCGGCCGCGCCGCCGACGCCTGGCTGCGCGAGACGGTGCGCCTGACCTGGCGCGTGAAGCTGCACCTGCACCTCACCCTCGACCTGTTCGGCCGCGTGCGCGAAGGCGCCGAGGACGAGGCGATCCGCGTGTTCGGCGACAACCTGAAGGATCTGATGCTGGCCGCGCCGGCCGGCGCGAAAACCGTGATGGGGCTCGATCCCGGCATCCGCACCGGCTGCAAGGTCGCGGTGGTCGACGCCACCGGCAAGCTGCTCGCCACCGACACGATCTACCCGCTGGAGCCGCGCCGGCAGTGGAACGAATCGCTGGTTTCCCTCGCCCGGCTGTGCAAGCAGCACAACGTGAACCTGATCGCGATCGGCAACGGCACCGGCTCGCGCGAGACCGACAAGCTGGCCGCCGAGCTGATCAAGAAGCTGGCCGACGCAAAGCTGTCGAAGATCGTGGTGAGCGAGGCCGGCGCCTCGGTGTATTCCGCCTCCGAACTCGCCGCGAAGGAGTTCCCGGAACTCGACGTGAGCCTGCGCGGCGCCGTCTCGATCGCGCGCCGGCTGCAGGATCCGCTGGCCGAGCTGGTGAAGATCGAGCCGAAGGCGATCGGCGTGGGCCAGTACCAGCACGACGTCAACCAGATCAAGCTGGCGCGCGCTCTCGATGCTCGTGTCGAGGACTGCGTCAACGCGGTCGGCGTGGACGTGAACACCGCCTCGGCCGCGCTGCTCTCGCGCGTGGCCGGGCTGTCGCCGTCGGTGGCCGAGAACGTGGTGAGGCACCGCGACGCGAACGGCCCGTTCCCGAACCGCAAGGCGCTGCTGAAGGTGCCGCGCCTGGGCGACAAGGCGTTCGAACAATGCGCCGGCTTCCTGCGCGTACCGAACGGCGACAACCCGCTGGACGCCAGCGCGGTGCATCCGGAAGCGTACCCGGTGGTCGAACGGATCATCGCGCAATGCGGCCGCGAGGTGCGCAACATCATCGGCGACAGCGGCTTCCTGCGCAGCCTCAAGCCCGAGCAGTTCACCGACGACAAGTTCGGCGTGCCGACCGTGCGCGACATCCTGAAGGAACTGGAAAAGCCCGGCCGCGATCCGCGCCCGGAATTCGTCGCGCCGAGCTTCGCCGAAGGCGTCGAGGACGTGAAGGACCTCAAGCCCGGCATGATCCTGGAAGGCCGCGTCACCAACGTGGCCGCGTTCGGCGCGTTCGTCGACATCGGCGTGCACCAGGACGGCCTGGTGCACGTCTCGGCGCTGTCGCACACCTTCGTGAAAGACCCGCGCGACGCGGTGAAGGCCGGCGACATCGTCAAGGTCAAGGTGATGGAAGTCGACCTGCCGCGCCAGCGCATCGGCCTCAGCATGCGCCTAGACGACGAGCCCGGGCAGGCGCGCAACAACCGTTCCGCGACCGGCAACGAACCGGCGGCACGCGGCGGTAGCCGTGACAGTCGCGGCTCCCGCCCCGGCGGCAACCACCCACCCAAACCCGCCCCTGCACCCGCCAACAACGCGTTTGCCGACGCGCTGGCACGCGCACGCCAGCGCTGATATATCGGCCATACGGGCGCACCATGCAGTGCAGCATGCGGTTCCGTATGGAATGGATTAACGTCACGAAGACATAACAAAAGTTACCTGACCAGGAGTGCCACCCATGCCGCGTACACGCTATCTTGCCGGCGCCATTACCGCCGCCCTGCTGTTCAGCGCCAGTGCCAGCGCCACCGATTTCAGCAACGTCATCGTCTTCGGCGACAGCCTCAGCGACGGCGGCAACATTTCGCTGGCCACCGCGCCCGGCATCCAGCCGCCGCTGCGCTTCACCACCAACCCCGGCACCACCGCGGCGGAGAACGTGGCGGCGGGCCTCGGCTTCACGCTGGCCCCGTCGGTTGCCGGCGGTACTGACTTCGCCTGGGGCGGCGCCGGCTTCGTCAACAACGTGGCCGCCGTACCGACCATTCCGCAGCAGTTGCAGATGTACCTGGGCGCGAACGGCGGCAAGGCCGACTCCCGCGCCCTGTACCAGGTCTGGGGCGGCGCGAACGACATCTTCTACCTGAGCGGCACGCTGACCGACCCGAACGCGATCGCCGCCGGCGCCGTCAACGCGGCGCAGACCGAACTCGGCGTGCTCGGCGGGCTGCAGGCCGCCGGTGCCCGCTACGTGGTGGTGTACAACCTTCCCGACCTCGGCAAGACCCCTTCGGCAGCCGCCGGCGGCGCCGCGGCCCAGGCCGGAGCCAGCCAGCTCGCCGTGCTCTACAACGGCGTGCTCAGCAGCGGCCTCGGCCAGCTCAGCAACAACGGCCTGAACATCATCCCGGCAAATACCTACGCGCTGCTCAACGAGGTGATCGCCAACCCGTCAGCCTACGGTTTCAGCAACGTCACCGCCCCGGCCTGCGGCGCCGGCTCCAGCTCGGTGCAGTGCGGCCCGCAGGGCTCGGGCCTGCCGTACACTTATGCGCCGGGCACCAACGACACCTACCTGTTCGCCGACGGCGTGCACCCGACCACCGCCGCCCACGCGATGCTCAGCCAGTACGTGCTGTCGGTGATCCACGCGCCGGAACAGATTTCGCTGCTTGGCGAAGCGCCGCTGGCGGCCAGCACCGTGCAGAACCGCGTGATGCGTGACCAGATGCTGACCGAGGGCAAGGATGGCGATACCCGTGCCTTCGTCAACATCGACTACGGCCAGCAACGCTTCGACGCCAGCGACAGCTCCCCGCGCACCACCAGCGACAATTTCAACTTCACCCTGGGCGCAAACTTCTTCGCCGGCGAGCACGTCACGGCCGGCGTGGCGCTAGGCGTCGGCCAGCACAATGCCGATTTTTCCGGTGGCGGCGGCTACAAGCTGCAGGACATCAGCGGCCTGGGTTATCTCGGCTACCGCAACGGCGGCGGCTACGTGGGCGGCTACGTCAACTTCGGTCAGTCCAACTTCAAGGACATCGAACGTCGCATGAGCATCGGCACCATGCAGCGTACCGAAACCGGCAAGGCCGACGGCTCGCATCTGGGCGGCGGGCTGACCGGCGGATGGTGGTTCGATCTCGCCGACAAGCTGCAGACCGGGCCATTCGCCACCGTCGACTGGCAGACCGTGAAGATCAGCGGCTACAGCGAGAGCGGCAGCGACAGCAGCGCGATGTGGTTCGGCCGGCAGCAGCGCGACTCGCTGCTGTCCACGCTGGGCTGGCGCCTGCGCGGCCAGTGGCAGGTCAACAACCTGCTGATGTCGCCGTATGTCGAACTAGGCTGGAACCATGACAGCAGGGCCGACCAACGCATGGTCAGCGCCGGCCTCACCAGCATGAATGGCACCTTCGCCCTGCCCGGCTTCAGCCCGGACAAGAGCTGGGGCACCGCCTCACTGGGCCTGTCCGCCCAGCTCACCCCGAGCGTGCAAAGCTGGATCGGCTACAGCGGCCGCTTCAGCGACAACAGCCAGAAGTACAACAGCGTCAATATGGGGGTACGGATCACCCTCTGATCCGGCAAGCCCGTGGCTCGGCCTCTGGGCCGAGCCGTAAAAAAAGCCGTCCGCTGATGCGGACGGCTTTTTTGTGGACCACCCGCCTGACGCGGGAAGACGCAGAGCCGGCTTACTTGTTCTTGCCGCCGGTCGCCATGCTGAGGATGGTCATGGCATCCTTCTTCATCGTCGCCGCCGCAGCGGGATCGAGCGCCTGCACGTCGCTGCCGACCTGATGCTGCTTCAGCACCAGCGTGCCGTCGTCGCTCCAGCCGGCACGGTCGATCGCACTCGGCTTGCCGTCGCGGTTCGCCTTGGTCTCCTGCACGATCGCCCACGGCTTGCCATTTTTGTAGGCGTAATCGGTGCTGGTATAGCCCTTGTCGCCGTAGTCGACTTCCTCGCGGATGAACTTCACTTCACCGGCCTGGCGGAACAGCTGCCAGCCGCGCGAATCGTTCGCCTCCAGCTTGGTGCCATGGCTGATCTTCATGCCGCCGATCTGCGCCTTGGCCTCGGCGAAGTCGGCCAGGATCTTCTCGCTGGGAGTCTGTTCCGCCACCAGCTCGATCGTCACGCCGTCGTTCTTGCTGCCCTTCGCCAGCACCGGCGCCTGGATCGGCATCGAATACTTGCGGTCGCCATCGGTCAGGTTCGCCTGGATCACGTACAGGTCGTTCGGTTTCACTTCGGCCGGATTGAAGGTCAACGTGAACGACTGCGGGAACGAGCCGGCCGGCGCCGTCTTGCTGGCCAGCGGGGCGGAGCCCACGGCCGTGGACGAGACGTCGACGAGGTTCAGCACCAGGGTGGCGTTCGCCGATGGCGCGGGCGTGCCGGCGCGCAACGAGATCGTGCCGCTCACCTGGTTCGGGATCTGGGGAGTGGCAGCGGCCGTGTTCGCGGCTGCGGGCGCAGTGGAGTCCGCCTGCTGCGACGGATGGGAAGCGTTGTTGCAACCCGCCAGTGCCAGCGCCGCAACCGACATCAGCGACAAAACCGTCTTGCGCATGGGAAAACCTCATCAACGTGAAAACAAGCACGAGATCGTTCAGGCGCTCTGCGCCACGACATCTACGCGGGGGAAGTTCCAAGCATAGCCCAAAAAGGGCGGCACGGAAAAGTCAAGCCATCCGATGGCCTACCATGCGCCGGCGTACGCGGCCCGGAACGGCGGCCGCATCAAGGGCGCCGCAGGGCCCGGTGCGCGATGTCGCGGCGGCAGAACGCGCCGTCGTAACGGATCCGGCCGACCGCGGCATAGGCGCTTTCGCGCGCCGCGGCGATGTCGTCACCCAGGGCGCAGACGGTCAGCACGCGGCCACCGGCGGTGACCACGCGGCCCGCCGCGTCGAGCCGGGTGCCGGCATGAAACACCTTCACGTCGGCATCCGTCGGCACATCGAGGCCGTCGACCGCATCGCCCAGGCGCACCCGGCCCGGATAACCGCCGGCGGCCATCACCACGCCGATCGCCGGGCGCACGTCCCAGCGCGCCCTGGCCTGCTCCAGCCGGCCGTCCAGCGCGGCGTCGATCAGCTCGACCAGATCCGACTTCAACCGCAGCATGATCGGCTGCGTTTCCGGATCGCCGAAGCGCACGTTGAACTCGATCACCTTCGGCGCGCCCGACTTGTCGATCATCAGGCCGGCGTAGAGGAAGCCGATGAACGGCGCGCCCTCGGCCGCCATGCCGCGCAGGGTCGGCTCGATCACTTCCCTCAGGATGCGCTGTTCGACTTCCGGCGTGACCACCGGCGCCGGCGAATACGCGCCCATGCCGCCGGTGTTCGGGCCGAGGTCGCCTTCGTCGCGGCGCTTGTGGTCCTGGCTGGAAGCCATCGGCAACGCGTGGCTGCCGTCGCTCATCACGATGTAGCTGGCTTCCTCGCCGTCGAGGAACTCCTCGATCACCACCCGCGCCGAGGCATCGCCGAACGCGTGCGCGCCGAGCATGTCGTGCAGCGCCAGTTCCGCATCGGCCAGGGTCAGCGCCACCACCACGCCCTTGCCGGCGGCGAGGCCGTCGGCCTTGATCACGATCGGCGCGCCCCCGCTCCGATGGGCTTGTTCGCGCACGTACGCCAGCGCCGGGTTCAGTTCGGCGAACACCGCGTAATGCGCGGTGGGAATGTTGTGCCGCTGCAGGAAATCCTTGGCGAACGCCTTGGAGCCCTCCAGCTGCGCGGCGATCGCGCGCGGCCCGAAGACGCGCAGGCCGGCGGCACGGAACTTGTCGACCACGCCGGCCACCAGCGGCACCTCGGGGCCGACCACGGTCAAGCCGATCTTTTCGCGCTTCGCCAGCTGCAGCAGGCCATCGAGATCATTCACCGCGACGTCGGCGTTGCGCACGCCCGGCTCGCGCGCGGTGCCGGCGTTGCCGGGCGCCACGATCACTTCGTCGACCTGCGACGATTGCCTGAGCTTCCACGCCAGCGCGTGTTCGCGACCGCCGCCGCCGATGACGAGGACCTTCATTGGGCTGCTCCGTGTGAGGCGCGCCATCCGGCGCAGCGCGACATTGTACCGGCTACGCTGCCCGCAGACGGCCAGATTCATGTCCTTCCGCCAGCGGAATGGGCGATCAGGCTCACCCGACATCGGCGGCTGCCCGCCGCGCAAGGAGATTCCGATGATTCACCGTTTGCCGCCCTGGCTGCTTCTCGCCCTCCTCGTGCTCAGCGCGCCGGGCCACGCAGCGTCCTGGCGCGAACATCCGTCATGGCAGTCGAGCTTTGCCCAGGCCGGTGTGAAGGGCACCTTGCTGGTCTACGACGAGAAGGCCGATGCCTGGCACGTGTCCGATGCCGCACGCGCCCGCCAGGCCTTTCTTCCGGCATCCACCTTCAAGCTGTTCAACGCGCTGGTGGCGCTGGACAGCGGCGCGGTCGGGGACGAGTTCGAAGTGATCCGCTGGGATGGCAAGGTACGCGGATTGAAGGACTCGCCCGTCGCCGAATGGAACCGCGACAACAGCATGGCCAGCGGCATGCGCTATTCGAGCGTCTGGTTCTACCAGGAAGTCGCGCGCCGTGCCGGCGAGCGGCGCATGCAGCAATGGATCGACAAGGCCGGCTACGGCAATCGCGACATCGGCGGCGGCATCGACACGTTCTGGCTGAGCGGCGCGCTGCGCATCTCGGCCGAACAGCAGATCGACTTCCTGCGCCGCCTGGCCGACGACAGGCTGCCGTTCTCGCCACGCGCGCAGGAAATCGTGCGTCGCATCAGCATCACCGAATCGGCGCCTACCTATGTGCTGCATGCGAAGACCGGCTGGGGCACGCACGCCGCGCAGAACAGCGCGAACGACGACCTGGGCTGGTACGTCGGCTGGGTCGAACATGCGGGCCGCCGCTGGTTCTTCGCGATGAACATCGACCTGCCTGCCGCGGGCGACGCGGCCAGGCGGGTGCCGCTGGCGAAGCATCTGTTGGCGCAGCTGGGCGCCTTGCCGCAGGGCAGCTAGAAACTCACCCCTCGTGCTGACCGAGCAGGGCCAGCAGCGCTGCGCGCGGCAGCTTGCCGGTTTCGTTGCGCGGCAACGCCTCGACCAGCTTCAACGGGCGCGGCAGGAACAGCGGGTCGATCGCGCGGCGCAGGGCGTCGAGTATCACGTGTCCATCCAGTCCCGGCGCCACCGCCAGCGCGGCAATGCGATGCACGCCGAGTGCATCGCCGTCGTCGAGCTGGAACACCACGCCGTCCTGCACGCCCGGTATGGCCAGCAGGCGCCGGCTGAGGTCGCCCAGCGAGGCGCGCTTGCCGGCGATTTCCAGCATGTCCGCATGGCGGCCGCGCAGGCGGAAACGGCGACCGCCGCGGGACAGGCTGACGATGTCGGCCAGGGTGACCGGCGCGCCCAGCTGCGGCGCTTCCACCGCGGTGCCGTCCGGCTGCGGATGCAGGCTCACCGCCTCGTACAACGACCAGTCTTCGTCCTTGGCGGGACGGCGGCTGGCGAACACGCAGGTCTCGGTGGAACCAAATACTTCCAGCAACGGCGCGCCGAAGCGCTGCTCGGCGGCGTGTGCCAGCTCGACCGGCAAGGGCGCGGTGGCCGACAGCATCGCCGCGATCGGCGGCAACGCGATACCCGACTCGACCAGGGCGCGCAGGTGCACCGGCGTGGTCACCAGCACGCGCGGCGCCGGCACCTCGGCCAGCGCGGCAGCCACGTCGGCCGGGAAGAACGGCCGTCCGGCATGCACGCCGGCCCCGCCCAGCAGCGGCAGCAGCACCGACATCTCCATGCCGTACATGTGCTGCGGCGGCACCGTGGCGACGATCTCGAAGCGCGGCCCGACCATCGCGCGCAGCATCGCCAGGTTGCCCGCGTTGCTGGCGTGGAAACTGCCCCAGGTCTTCGGGTTCGCGCCGGGCGTGCCGGTGGAACCGGAGGTATAGCCGATCGCCACCACCTGCCCGGCCGGAACCGACGGCCACGCTGCATCAAGTTCAAGCGGCGATGCGGCATCCAGCGGCGGCAGCTGCCGGTAACCGTGCGGCGCGGGATCGAGCGCCTGCTCGCCCAGCGCGTAGCAGCCCGGATGCGCCGCCATCACCTCGTCCACCGCCTGCGGCGCACGCGACGACGGCAACAGGTTGGTCTGGCCACGCAACGCGATCGCGCAGAACGCGACCAGAAACGCATAGCGGTCCTCGCACAGGTTGACCGCGGCCGGGGCGGCCGGCAAGCCGGCGGCCACCGCCTGCACCTGGGCCAGGAAACGCGCCGCATTCACCGGCTCGCCGTGGCGCCAGGCCACGACCCGTGCGGGGTCGGCCGCGTTCAGCAACGGCAGTCGCGGCGGCGCCTCACGCTGGTAGGTGTCGTAAACGATGGCCAAGCCGCAGTCTCCCTGATCTTCGATTCGTCATGCCCCCGCAGGATCGCGCCGCACCATGAACGGCGGCGTGAATGACGGCAGCTGGCATCCCGCGGCGGTTCAGCTGGCGCATGAGCCGGCGCGCTCCCGTGGACGCTCAGGCGCGGATGATAGCGCCCGACAGCGCATCGCGGATCATCGTGGGGCTGACCTGGTTGCCCAGCGGAGCGTCCAGCAGGCCATCCAGCGCATCGCCGAAGTACTCCGCCACGGTCTGCGCCGCCCGCGCCGGCGGCCGGCCGTGCGGGTTCGCGCTGGTCGACACCAGCGCGCCGCCGAACGCCCGGCACAATGCAGCGGCCGGCTCGTGCGCGGTGACCCGCAGCGCAACGCCGGCATGCGCGCCGGTAACCCACGACGGCACGTCGGTCGAACGCGGAAAGATCCAGGTGTGCGGGCCGGGCCAGCTCGCGCGTACCTGCCGCAGCACTTCAGCCGGCACCGCGGCCAGCTCGATGTAGCGCTCGACCTGGGCGAAGTCGGCGGCGATCAGCAGCACGCCCTGGGTGGCCGGACGCTGCTTCAACGCGAACAGCCGCTCGAACGCCGCCCGATCATGCGGATCGCAGCCGAGGCCGAACACCGCCTCGGTGGGATAGGCCAGCACGCCGCCGCCATGCAGCAGCGCGGCAGCGGCGTCGAGCTCGGCGAGGGTGAAGCGCTGCAGCACTCAGGCCTCGGCTTTGCTGGTCGCAGGCTTCTTTGCAGCGGCCTTCTTGGTGGCGGTCTTCTTTGCCGCCGTCTTCTTCGCTGCGGTCTTTTTCGCCGCAACCTTCTTGGTGGCGGCTTTCTTCACCGCCGTCTTTTTTGCCGGCGCCGCCTTCTTCGCGGCCGCCTTCTTGGTCGCGCCCTTCTTGCCGAAGCGACCCGGCTTGCGTGCCGGTGCGGCCGCCAGCAGTTCCAGGCACTGCGCCTCGGTCAGCTCCTTCGGCTCCTGCTCCTTCGGGATGCGCGCGTTCTTCTCGCCGTCGGTGATGTAGGCGCCGTAGCGGCCATTGAGCACCTGCACACCGTTGCCGAAGTCGAGGATCAGGCGGTTCGCCAGCATCTCGAGCTTTTCCTGCACGATCTGCAGCGCGCGCGGCAGCTCGATCGTGTACGGATCGTCCTCCGGCTTCAGCGAGGCATAGGTGCTGCCCTGCTTCACGAACGGACCGAAGCGGCCGATCGCCACGCTGACCTCGTCGCCGTTCGGCGCGGTGCCCAGCTGGCGCGGCAGCTTGAACAGCTCCAGCGCCTCGGCCAGGGTGATCGTGTGCATGCTCTGGCCGGGGCGCAATGAGGCAAAGGTCGGCTTGTCTTCATCGTCCTTGGTGCCGATCGCCGCGTACGGCCCGAACCGGCCCAGCCGCACCGAGACCGGCTTGCCGGTCTTCGGATCGCTGCCGAGCTCGCGCGCGCCGGTGGCCTCGCTGCGGTCGACCGACTCGGTCTTCTCGTCCACCTGCTGCTTGAACGGCAGCCAGAAGCGCTCCATCAGCGGCACCCAGGCTTCCTCGCCGCGGCTGACCGCGTCCAGCTCGTCTTCCATCTTCGCGGTGAAGTCGTAGTCGACGTAGCGGGTGAAGTGCTGGGTGAGGAACTTGCTGACCGCGCGGCCGACGTCGCTGGGCTTGAAGCGGCGGCTGTCGAGGAACACGTATTCGCGATTCTGCAGCACCTGGATGATGCTGGCGTAGGTCGACGGGCGGCCGATGCCGTGCTCCTCCAGCGCCTTGACCAGGCTGGCCTCGGAATAGCGCGGCGGCGGCTCGGTGAAGTGCTGGTCGGCCACGATCTCGTGCAGCGGCACCTGCTCGTCCACCGCCAGCCGCGGCAGGCGGCGGCCTTCGTCGT includes the following:
- a CDS encoding Sua5/YciO/YrdC/YwlC family protein — protein: MLQRFTLAELDAAAALLHGGGVLAYPTEAVFGLGCDPHDRAAFERLFALKQRPATQGVLLIAADFAQVERYIELAAVPAEVLRQVRASWPGPHTWIFPRSTDVPSWVTGAHAGVALRVTAHEPAAALCRAFGGALVSTSANPHGRPPARAAQTVAEYFGDALDGLLDAPLGNQVSPTMIRDALSGAIIRA
- the blaOXA gene encoding class D beta-lactamase; the protein is MIHRLPPWLLLALLVLSAPGHAASWREHPSWQSSFAQAGVKGTLLVYDEKADAWHVSDAARARQAFLPASTFKLFNALVALDSGAVGDEFEVIRWDGKVRGLKDSPVAEWNRDNSMASGMRYSSVWFYQEVARRAGERRMQQWIDKAGYGNRDIGGGIDTFWLSGALRISAEQQIDFLRRLADDRLPFSPRAQEIVRRISITESAPTYVLHAKTGWGTHAAQNSANDDLGWYVGWVEHAGRRWFFAMNIDLPAAGDAARRVPLAKHLLAQLGALPQGS
- a CDS encoding Tex family protein, with translation MPSIEQRIANDIAARTEQVQAAVDLLDGGATVPFIARYRKEVTGGLDDTQLRLLEERLRYLRELEERRAAILASVEEQGKLSDALKADLLAADTKARLEDLYLPFKPKRRTKAQIAREAGLEPLALGLRDDPTLTPEAFAEAFVDADKGIADVRAALDGARAILMESIAEDAHLVGELRDWLWSQGQIRAKVVEGKENEGAKFRDYFDHVEPIAKIPSHRLLALMRARNEGVIELELAPAADSEQGHAEGEGRVAAHANIHNRGRAADAWLRETVRLTWRVKLHLHLTLDLFGRVREGAEDEAIRVFGDNLKDLMLAAPAGAKTVMGLDPGIRTGCKVAVVDATGKLLATDTIYPLEPRRQWNESLVSLARLCKQHNVNLIAIGNGTGSRETDKLAAELIKKLADAKLSKIVVSEAGASVYSASELAAKEFPELDVSLRGAVSIARRLQDPLAELVKIEPKAIGVGQYQHDVNQIKLARALDARVEDCVNAVGVDVNTASAALLSRVAGLSPSVAENVVRHRDANGPFPNRKALLKVPRLGDKAFEQCAGFLRVPNGDNPLDASAVHPEAYPVVERIIAQCGREVRNIIGDSGFLRSLKPEQFTDDKFGVPTVRDILKELEKPGRDPRPEFVAPSFAEGVEDVKDLKPGMILEGRVTNVAAFGAFVDIGVHQDGLVHVSALSHTFVKDPRDAVKAGDIVKVKVMEVDLPRQRIGLSMRLDDEPGQARNNRSATGNEPAARGGSRDSRGSRPGGNHPPKPAPAPANNAFADALARARQR
- a CDS encoding YbaY family lipoprotein gives rise to the protein MRKTVLSLMSVAALALAGCNNASHPSQQADSTAPAAANTAAATPQIPNQVSGTISLRAGTPAPSANATLVLNLVDVSSTAVGSAPLASKTAPAGSFPQSFTLTFNPAEVKPNDLYVIQANLTDGDRKYSMPIQAPVLAKGSKNDGVTIELVAEQTPSEKILADFAEAKAQIGGMKISHGTKLEANDSRGWQLFRQAGEVKFIREEVDYGDKGYTSTDYAYKNGKPWAIVQETKANRDGKPSAIDRAGWSDDGTLVLKQHQVGSDVQALDPAAAATMKKDAMTILSMATGGKNK
- a CDS encoding AMP-binding protein; the protein is MAIVYDTYQREAPPRLPLLNAADPARVVAWRHGEPVNAARFLAQVQAVAAGLPAAPAAVNLCEDRYAFLVAFCAIALRGQTNLLPSSRAPQAVDEVMAAHPGCYALGEQALDPAPHGYRQLPPLDAASPLELDAAWPSVPAGQVVAIGYTSGSTGTPGANPKTWGSFHASNAGNLAMLRAMVGPRFEIVATVPPQHMYGMEMSVLLPLLGGAGVHAGRPFFPADVAAALAEVPAPRVLVTTPVHLRALVESGIALPPIAAMLSATAPLPVELAHAAEQRFGAPLLEVFGSTETCVFASRRPAKDEDWSLYEAVSLHPQPDGTAVEAPQLGAPVTLADIVSLSRGGRRFRLRGRHADMLEIAGKRASLGDLSRRLLAIPGVQDGVVFQLDDGDALGVHRIAALAVAPGLDGHVILDALRRAIDPLFLPRPLKLVEALPRNETGKLPRAALLALLGQHEG
- a CDS encoding autotransporter domain-containing protein, producing MPRTRYLAGAITAALLFSASASATDFSNVIVFGDSLSDGGNISLATAPGIQPPLRFTTNPGTTAAENVAAGLGFTLAPSVAGGTDFAWGGAGFVNNVAAVPTIPQQLQMYLGANGGKADSRALYQVWGGANDIFYLSGTLTDPNAIAAGAVNAAQTELGVLGGLQAAGARYVVVYNLPDLGKTPSAAAGGAAAQAGASQLAVLYNGVLSSGLGQLSNNGLNIIPANTYALLNEVIANPSAYGFSNVTAPACGAGSSSVQCGPQGSGLPYTYAPGTNDTYLFADGVHPTTAAHAMLSQYVLSVIHAPEQISLLGEAPLAASTVQNRVMRDQMLTEGKDGDTRAFVNIDYGQQRFDASDSSPRTTSDNFNFTLGANFFAGEHVTAGVALGVGQHNADFSGGGGYKLQDISGLGYLGYRNGGGYVGGYVNFGQSNFKDIERRMSIGTMQRTETGKADGSHLGGGLTGGWWFDLADKLQTGPFATVDWQTVKISGYSESGSDSSAMWFGRQQRDSLLSTLGWRLRGQWQVNNLLMSPYVELGWNHDSRADQRMVSAGLTSMNGTFALPGFSPDKSWGTASLGLSAQLTPSVQSWIGYSGRFSDNSQKYNSVNMGVRITL
- the purD gene encoding phosphoribosylamine--glycine ligase, yielding MKVLVIGGGGREHALAWKLRQSSQVDEVIVAPGNAGTAREPGVRNADVAVNDLDGLLQLAKREKIGLTVVGPEVPLVAGVVDKFRAAGLRVFGPRAIAAQLEGSKAFAKDFLQRHNIPTAHYAVFAELNPALAYVREQAHRSGGAPIVIKADGLAAGKGVVVALTLADAELALHDMLGAHAFGDASARVVIEEFLDGEEASYIVMSDGSHALPMASSQDHKRRDEGDLGPNTGGMGAYSPAPVVTPEVEQRILREVIEPTLRGMAAEGAPFIGFLYAGLMIDKSGAPKVIEFNVRFGDPETQPIMLRLKSDLVELIDAALDGRLEQARARWDVRPAIGVVMAAGGYPGRVRLGDAVDGLDVPTDADVKVFHAGTRLDAAGRVVTAGGRVLTVCALGDDIAAARESAYAAVGRIRYDGAFCRRDIAHRALRRP